From the genome of Metallibacterium scheffleri:
CGGCCGGCTAACATCGCCCATCGCCCGTCCTGAAACCATGCTGCGTGACATCGGGCAGGATGGCATCTGGCAAGATGACTTCAAGCATCATGACTTCGAGCATCATGACTTCGAGGAATTTGCCATGTCCGCCAAACCGCAACTGCCGCTGTCCGTCGATGCGCTGGATTGGGTCAACACGCGCGGGCGCATCACCCTGGACAGCCTGCGTGGCCGCGTGGTGATCCTGCTGTTCTGGAGTTACGACAACATCCATTGCATCAACCTGCTGCCGCGGCTGCAGAAAATGGCCGCGCGACTGCACGATGGCGTCGTGTTGCTGGGCGTGCATACGCCGAAATATGCGGCGCAGCGACAGGCGCTGACGATTTCCAAGGCGGCACATCGGCTGCACCTGCGCGTACCGGTGGCCAACGATGCCGACTGGCGAGCGTGGCGCGCATTCGGCATCGAATCCTGGCCCAGCGCGGTGGTCATCGACTGCGAAGGCGGCGTGGTGCGCGTGCTGCAGGGTGAATTGATGGGCGACGAGCTGGAAACGCTGGCCAGCAACCTGCTGGAAGACGCCGCCGCACGCGATTTGCGCCGCTTCGATGCGGCCCCTGGCATCGATGGCGGCGAGCCGCAAATGAGTTTGCGCTTTCCCTCGGCCGTGGCGGTGGACGCGCAGCGCCTGTACGTGAGCGACAGCAGTCGCAATCGCGTGCTGGAATGCACGCAGGATGGGCGTGTGTTGCGCCAGTTCGGTTCGGGCACGCCGGGCTACTGGGACGGGCGCTTGAACGATGCCGGGTTTTGCGACCCTCAGGGCCTGGCGCTGAGCGGGGAATCGCTGTACGTCGCCGACACCGGCAACCATGCCGTGCGCCGTGTGCGACTTGCCTCGGGGCAGGTTGAAACCGTGCTTGGCAGCGGCCGCGAAGGCTTCGACACGCCGCGCGCGGCGATCGCGCCGAGGACGCTCGCGGTCAGCGCGCCGGTGGCGCTGCTGGTACGCGACAACCAGATGTACGTAAGCATGGCCGGGCAGCATCAAATCTGGCGCATGGACTTGGCCGCGGACCGCGTCGAGGTGCTCGTGGGCAACGGTCACAAC
Proteins encoded in this window:
- a CDS encoding redoxin domain-containing protein, with amino-acid sequence MSAKPQLPLSVDALDWVNTRGRITLDSLRGRVVILLFWSYDNIHCINLLPRLQKMAARLHDGVVLLGVHTPKYAAQRQALTISKAAHRLHLRVPVANDADWRAWRAFGIESWPSAVVIDCEGGVVRVLQGELMGDELETLASNLLEDAAARDLRRFDAAPGIDGGEPQMSLRFPSAVAVDAQRLYVSDSSRNRVLECTQDGRVLRQFGSGTPGYWDGRLNDAGFCDPQGLALSGESLYVADTGNHAVRRVRLASGQVETVLGSGREGFDTPRAAIAPRTLAVSAPVALLVRDNQMYVSMAGQHQIWRMDLAADRVEVLVGNGHNRLLDGPALEAGLVQPAALAYHAGQLLIADAGANAVRALRIADGKLSTLAGLGPWHPGLADGTAGTARFAHPLGLAVDGTGTVYVADTLNGRLCRMNPAGRAGWTVQSMVLPQTLQEPAGLAIAGRSLWLAERSTHLLHRLDLDSGALGKLSLGA